One stretch of Balneolaceae bacterium DNA includes these proteins:
- a CDS encoding VWA domain-containing protein, with amino-acid sequence MREVQRQGVDLLVALDLSASMNAEDVRPSRLDKAKYEISRLVDRLEGDRVGLVVFTGDAYLQTPMTLDYSAMRLFLDIVDSDQMPSTSTDFSAAMETARQAFESIDEESGSTEAAKVMLIMSDGENHGEGYSEELDALTSMGVSIYTVGIGTTSGANIPLYDQSGTLIGNKRDAQGQVVTTRLEPQVLRDIAGQGGGEYYAIDTGGKSIDRFLGRLDELQQGEFASQEYADYKNQYQWLAGIGLAFLVVSMGVSNYRRQTTITRQKAIFWAHRRPIDPCASENHRAHADPGRPSPNTRSCHRNTMRLSNSLEEVASR; translated from the coding sequence GTGCGCGAGGTGCAGCGCCAGGGCGTGGATCTGCTGGTGGCGCTGGACCTGTCGGCCTCCATGAACGCCGAGGACGTCAGGCCCAGCCGCCTGGACAAGGCCAAATACGAAATTTCCCGGCTGGTCGACCGGCTGGAGGGCGACCGGGTGGGCCTGGTGGTCTTTACCGGTGACGCCTACCTGCAGACCCCCATGACATTGGACTACTCCGCCATGCGTCTTTTCCTGGACATCGTGGATTCCGACCAGATGCCCTCCACCTCCACCGACTTCAGCGCAGCCATGGAAACCGCCCGCCAGGCCTTTGAATCCATTGACGAGGAGAGCGGCTCCACCGAGGCCGCCAAGGTGATGCTCATCATGTCCGACGGAGAGAACCATGGGGAGGGTTACAGCGAGGAGCTGGATGCCCTGACCTCCATGGGCGTCTCCATCTACACGGTGGGCATCGGCACCACCTCCGGCGCCAACATCCCGCTCTATGACCAGAGCGGCACGCTCATCGGCAACAAGCGCGACGCACAGGGACAGGTGGTCACCACCCGGCTGGAGCCGCAGGTGCTACGCGACATCGCCGGGCAGGGCGGCGGAGAGTACTACGCCATCGATACAGGCGGTAAGAGTATCGACCGTTTCCTGGGGAGGCTGGACGAGCTGCAGCAGGGCGAATTCGCCAGCCAGGAGTACGCCGACTACAAGAACCAGTACCAGTGGCTGGCGGGCATAGGACTGGCCTTCCTGGTGGTGTCGATGGGCGTCAGCAACTACCGGAGACAGACCACGATAACCCGCCAAAAGGCTATTTTTTGGGCTCATAGGCGACCCATTGATCCATGCGCTTCAGAAAATCATAGAGCGCATGCGGATCCAGGTCGTCCTTCACCCAACACCAGGTCTTGCCACAGAAACACGATGCGGCTTTCAAACTCATTGGAAGAGGTGGCCTCCCGCTGA